The Dehalococcoidia bacterium genomic sequence TCGCTGTTGCCACCGGGATCGACCGGGCCGACCTGAGCCGCGTCGCGCAGGCACTGATTGCCTACTTCAACAACGAGGAGCCGACGGTCAACCTGTCCATCACCCAGCGCGGGACGACGCGCGACGTCTTCACTGAGCGTGAAGTGCTGCATATGGTCGATGTCAAGGCGCTCGTGCGCGGCGTTGTCCGCGCGCAAGAAATCGCCTTCTTCGTTGTCATCGCCTTTATCGCGATCGCGGCATGGCGGGAGCGCGTGGGCGCGGCGCGCCGCGTCGGTACGGCGATGCTGTGGGGAAGCGGGCTCACCTTCGCCTTGCTTGCTGCCCTTCTCGCTCTTTCCCTCGCCGACTTCGAGACGCTCTTCCTGCAGTTTCACGTACTTAGCTTTCAGGGAAACGACTACTGGCTGCTCGACCCGCGCATCCACAACCTGATTGCGATGTTTCCCCCCCCTTTTTGGTTCGACGCCACGCTCCTGCTCGGCATGAGCATCGCCCTGCAGGCGGCGATTGTCCTGCTCGCGGGTTGGCAGCTGCGCCGGTTCTTTAGCCCGGCCGCCCTGCCGGCCGCTTCTCTCGCTTGCGGGGAGCCCCCCGCTGAACGACGTAGGTGAAGCGCAATTAGGCCGGCGTGCGGTGGACGCTCTCCCAGCCGACGCGGTCGAGGAAGTCCTGCACGAGACGATTGAACTCGACGGGGCGCTCCTCGTTCGCGATGTGGCCGGTCTCGGGAAGGACGGCGAGCGACGCCCCCCCGATCGTCTCGGCGATGCGGCGCGCCGCGTCGGGCGGGGTCACTTGATCCTCGTCGCCGACGATGACGAGCGCAGGAAGACCGAGTACCCGAAGTCGGTCGGTGATATCAGGGCGATCCCACATGGCGAGCAGACAGCCAGTGAGCCCAGCGAGATTGTTTTCGGTGTACCGTGCACGCCACCAGTGGCGGAAATCGGGCTTTGTCTCGCGAAACCGCTTTCCGAAATAGCGCTCTCCGACATCGTCAGCCAGCCTTTCCAACCCGTGCTCGTAAATCGCGCGCAGACGGAGCAGGAGTTGGTCCGCCGGAGTTATGAACTCAGGGAGCGCGGTG encodes the following:
- a CDS encoding TIGR01906 family membrane protein, which codes for MLRLATGAATFLVILAFPVVFTGTAVRLLFSWQPLYEYSFDRYRVAVATGIDRADLSRVAQALIAYFNNEEPTVNLSITQRGTTRDVFTEREVLHMVDVKALVRGVVRAQEIAFFVVIAFIAIAAWRERVGAARRVGTAMLWGSGLTFALLAALLALSLADFETLFLQFHVLSFQGNDYWLLDPRIHNLIAMFPPPFWFDATLLLGMSIALQAAIVLLAGWQLRRFFSPAALPAASLACGEPPAERRR
- a CDS encoding alpha/beta fold hydrolase → MLQRLYANGITMGVRVQGEGRPIVFIHGHGFESSSWQPQLDYFGRGYRAIAYDVRGHGMTDVATKGYTMRELAVDLAALLDVLEVEQAVVCGLSMGGMIAMQAVVDFPTRVAAVILADTALPEFITPADQLLLRLRAIYEHGLERLADDVGERYFGKRFRETKPDFRHWWRARYTENNLAGLTGCLLAMWDRPDITDRLRVLGLPALVIVGDEDQVTPPDAARRIAETIGGASLAVLPETGHIANEERPVEFNRLVQDFLDRVGWESVHRTPA